The proteins below are encoded in one region of Thermodesulfovibrionales bacterium:
- a CDS encoding beta-ketoacyl-[acyl-carrier-protein] synthase family protein — translation MTSRRRRVVVTGLGVATALGLDVEENWQKLLAGTSGIRRLSLPFAAKSAVQGVGEVVEGDWKKIEEEFGRDSSEEGERRTLFGLWAAKQALADAGVLDGQGERDRYGVVLAAGLGINRLEDIERWLDAGRRFSFVKFGRSYTEVHRESIMRNNSHRTSVLIGKVFGLRGTNCTVTSACASATQAIGMGYRAIRRGDADLIAAGGSDSMINPVGLVFFVLLGAASTSSENLPESCRPFDRKRSGLVMGEGAGIVVLEEESHAVKRGARIYGEVAGYGSSLDAYQVTAPDPRGLGAERSMKAAIEDAGIPIDGIDYINAHGTSTKLNDAMETTAIKSVFQDHANRIAISSSKSMIGHLLAASGGPEFVYTVLTVKGDAIHPTINITNRDPKCDLDYVPNEKRKKTVRAALSNSFGFGGQNASIIVKKYCGENSCN, via the coding sequence TCAGGAGGCTTTCCCTCCCCTTTGCCGCTAAATCGGCCGTTCAGGGGGTTGGCGAGGTCGTGGAAGGAGACTGGAAGAAGATAGAGGAAGAATTCGGACGCGACTCCTCTGAGGAAGGCGAGAGAAGGACGCTCTTCGGACTCTGGGCGGCAAAGCAGGCCCTTGCTGATGCGGGCGTCCTCGACGGGCAGGGGGAGAGAGACCGTTATGGTGTTGTCCTTGCGGCAGGCCTCGGGATAAACAGGCTGGAGGATATCGAGAGATGGCTCGACGCGGGGAGAAGATTCTCTTTCGTGAAATTCGGCAGGAGCTATACCGAAGTCCACAGGGAGTCGATCATGAGGAACAATTCCCACAGGACTTCCGTGCTTATCGGGAAGGTCTTCGGTCTGCGCGGGACGAACTGCACCGTTACTTCAGCCTGCGCATCGGCCACTCAAGCGATAGGGATGGGATACCGGGCGATCCGGAGAGGGGATGCCGACCTCATCGCGGCGGGAGGCTCCGATTCCATGATCAACCCTGTGGGGCTCGTCTTCTTTGTCCTTCTCGGCGCCGCATCGACCTCTTCTGAAAACCTCCCCGAATCGTGCAGGCCCTTCGACAGAAAGAGGTCAGGGCTCGTCATGGGGGAGGGAGCGGGAATCGTTGTACTCGAGGAAGAGTCGCACGCGGTCAAGAGGGGAGCGCGCATATACGGCGAAGTTGCCGGGTACGGGTCGTCCCTCGACGCATATCAGGTAACCGCGCCGGATCCTCGAGGACTCGGCGCTGAGCGGTCTATGAAGGCTGCTATCGAGGATGCAGGAATCCCTATCGATGGGATAGACTATATCAATGCCCATGGCACGAGTACAAAGCTAAATGACGCGATGGAGACGACGGCGATAAAGAGCGTCTTTCAGGACCATGCGAATAGAATCGCGATCAGCTCGTCCAAGTCGATGATCGGACACCTCCTCGCGGCATCGGGAGGGCCCGAATTCGTCTATACCGTCTTGACGGTCAAGGGCGATGCAATCCATCCCACGATCAACATCACGAACCGGGATCCCAAGTGCGACCTCGATTATGTGCCGAACGAGAAACGAAAGAAGACCGTCAGGGCCGCGTTATCGAACTCATTCGGCTTCGGGGGTCAGAACGCCTCGATCATCGTGAAAAAATACTGCGGAGAAAATTCATGCAATTAG
- a CDS encoding 3-oxoacyl-ACP reductase family protein, with amino-acid sequence MQLDLTGKIALVTGGSRGIGRAICLLLSQAGAFVAINYNRAKEEAERLKEEIVMQGAEAELFQADIANPDEVKRLFSELGKQFGRLDILVNNAGIIKDNLLLGMELSDWDKVHDLNLRGAFLCTKFAVELMMPRHSGKIINVSSVSAIKGGRGQANYAAAKGGLLSFTIACAAELSGKGIQVNAVLPGMIVTDMSSRVRKRAGDSILKEIPGGRFGEPVDVANLVVFLASDRSDYITGQMIAVDGGMSIS; translated from the coding sequence ATGCAATTAGACCTGACGGGAAAGATCGCCCTTGTCACGGGCGGGTCCCGGGGCATCGGGAGGGCGATATGCCTGCTCCTCTCTCAAGCCGGGGCCTTCGTCGCGATCAATTACAACAGGGCGAAGGAAGAGGCCGAAAGGTTGAAGGAAGAGATCGTGATGCAGGGCGCTGAAGCAGAACTCTTCCAGGCCGACATCGCGAACCCGGATGAAGTCAAGCGGCTCTTTAGCGAGCTCGGAAAGCAGTTCGGAAGGCTTGACATCCTCGTCAACAATGCGGGGATCATAAAGGACAATCTCCTCCTCGGCATGGAACTCTCCGATTGGGATAAGGTGCATGATCTCAACCTTCGTGGGGCCTTTCTCTGCACGAAGTTCGCCGTCGAACTCATGATGCCCCGCCACTCGGGGAAAATTATCAACGTATCATCGGTAAGCGCGATTAAAGGTGGCCGGGGGCAGGCCAACTACGCGGCAGCAAAGGGTGGGCTGCTCTCCTTCACCATAGCCTGCGCAGCGGAGTTGTCAGGCAAGGGGATACAGGTGAACGCGGTGCTGCCCGGGATGATCGTCACAGACATGAGCAGCAGGGTAAGGAAACGGGCGGGGGATTCAATTCTCAAGGAAATTCCCGGCGGCAGATTCGGAGAACCCGTCGACGTCGCGAATCTCGTCGTCTTCCTCGCCTCGGACAGGTCGGATTACATCACGGGGCAGATGATAGCGGTGGACGGAGGGATGAGTATCTCATGA
- the acpS gene encoding holo-ACP synthase — translation MIRLYQGVDIVEISKFKGILLRHDAFLRDIFTDQERAYCESRKRPYIHFAGRFAAKESCLKALGTGFSGPGIDHTFKEIEVIPDASGKPRLSLSGWAEKISKRRKIDQWTVSISHSADYAVATVILLGN, via the coding sequence ATGATCCGTCTCTACCAGGGAGTCGATATTGTCGAGATCTCCAAATTCAAGGGCATCCTTCTCAGGCACGACGCATTCCTCCGGGATATTTTTACCGATCAGGAGAGGGCCTATTGTGAATCGAGGAAGAGGCCCTACATACACTTTGCGGGGCGGTTTGCAGCAAAGGAGTCCTGTCTCAAGGCCCTCGGAACAGGATTCTCCGGCCCGGGCATCGACCACACATTCAAGGAGATCGAAGTCATACCCGACGCGTCGGGGAAGCCACGGCTTTCGCTGTCCGGTTGGGCCGAAAAGATCTCGAAGAGACGGAAGATAGACCAATGGACTGTTTCGATATCACATTCTGCCGATTATGCCGTGGCAACAGTGATATTGCTCGGGAACTGA
- a CDS encoding 3-hydroxyacyl-ACP dehydratase FabZ family protein: protein MRYLLLDRILEWKSGESIRGIKNVTMSEDFLEFHFPRKPIMPGVLLLESLAQLTGWLEAASSDFKNWFLITKVQTCKFYGFAFPGDQVELMVRSGAGATPGKKVFTGTGTVGGKKKIAVDFEGETISLEEIEDADEQRRFFRLLTREI from the coding sequence ATGCGATATTTGCTTCTTGATCGGATTCTGGAATGGAAGAGCGGTGAAAGTATCCGTGGCATAAAGAACGTCACCATGAGCGAGGATTTTCTCGAATTCCATTTCCCGAGGAAACCGATCATGCCGGGAGTGCTGCTCCTCGAATCGTTGGCTCAGCTGACCGGCTGGCTCGAAGCGGCGTCATCAGACTTCAAGAACTGGTTTCTCATTACGAAGGTCCAGACCTGCAAATTTTACGGGTTCGCCTTTCCCGGGGATCAGGTCGAACTCATGGTCCGTTCGGGTGCGGGAGCGACCCCCGGGAAAAAGGTCTTCACGGGAACGGGAACGGTAGGGGGGAAGAAGAAGATCGCCGTCGACTTCGAGGGTGAGACGATATCCCTCGAAGAGATCGAGGACGCCGATGAGCAGAGGAGATTTTTCCGACTCTTGACAAGGGAGATCTGA
- a CDS encoding beta-ketoacyl synthase N-terminal-like domain-containing protein, protein MGGREVVITGMGLITPLGRGVEENWEGVKAMKTGIAHYPHDLLPRFLQYMGKAGEIETDADIPHKLLGQLKFLNRGSLLGFTAAREALRQSGTNFSDVPPGRRSLYVAAGDMTKVGYDFLYPATKDGTHGRWREMDFEKLNQSALDKVNPFFLLESINNNLFSFLSAFSEFMGPNTSLASHSPCGGNAMELAFKSIRQGKADVAMAVGCGNWITEVPLYEMAGLGILSRCMQGIHSFRPFDRKRDGFIPGEGGAALLLEAAEKAKERGAAIFGRIEGFGNSIEFSDDQGIAVPSAVSRRSMLSALEDAGCAIGDLTFISPHGSGSQKGDRSELRSVLEMHGDREPATPICGLKPYTGHLAAASDIAEVIIGIKAIAADVVPATLNYSESEKEFSGMKISGSHRQCEGKRFLSVSYGIGGQSASVVVHVVK, encoded by the coding sequence TTGGGTGGAAGAGAAGTAGTCATAACGGGAATGGGACTCATCACCCCTCTCGGCAGGGGGGTCGAAGAGAATTGGGAGGGTGTAAAGGCGATGAAGACAGGCATCGCGCACTACCCTCACGACCTCTTGCCGCGCTTCCTCCAGTACATGGGGAAAGCGGGGGAAATCGAGACCGACGCGGATATCCCGCACAAACTCCTCGGTCAGCTGAAATTTCTGAACCGCGGTTCCCTCCTCGGATTCACCGCCGCCCGTGAGGCGTTGCGTCAATCAGGCACGAATTTTTCCGACGTACCTCCGGGCCGGAGGTCACTCTACGTCGCGGCGGGGGACATGACAAAGGTCGGCTATGATTTTCTCTACCCGGCCACGAAGGACGGGACTCACGGAAGATGGCGGGAGATGGATTTTGAAAAATTAAACCAGTCCGCCCTCGACAAGGTCAATCCCTTTTTCCTCCTCGAATCCATCAATAACAACCTCTTCAGTTTCCTCTCTGCCTTCTCAGAGTTCATGGGTCCGAATACGAGCCTCGCGAGCCACTCCCCCTGCGGAGGCAACGCGATGGAACTCGCCTTCAAGAGCATCCGTCAGGGCAAGGCCGATGTGGCGATGGCTGTCGGCTGCGGCAACTGGATAACGGAAGTGCCGCTCTATGAGATGGCGGGGCTCGGAATACTCTCCCGCTGCATGCAGGGCATACACTCCTTCAGACCCTTCGACAGAAAGAGGGATGGCTTCATCCCCGGTGAAGGCGGAGCAGCCCTTCTCCTCGAGGCCGCCGAGAAGGCAAAGGAGCGGGGAGCGGCCATCTTCGGGAGGATTGAGGGATTCGGAAACAGCATCGAATTCTCAGACGACCAGGGAATAGCGGTTCCATCCGCGGTGAGCAGACGGAGCATGCTTTCTGCATTAGAAGATGCGGGATGCGCCATCGGCGACCTTACCTTCATCTCTCCCCACGGGAGCGGCTCTCAAAAGGGGGACCGGTCGGAATTGCGGTCGGTGCTCGAAATGCACGGCGACCGGGAACCCGCCACGCCTATCTGCGGTCTGAAACCCTACACCGGACATCTCGCTGCGGCGAGCGATATCGCCGAGGTGATCATCGGGATCAAGGCGATAGCCGCAGATGTCGTACCCGCTACCTTGAACTACAGCGAAAGCGAGAAGGAATTCAGCGGCATGAAGATATCGGGTTCTCATCGGCAATGCGAAGGGAAGCGTTTCCTCTCGGTCAGTTACGGAATAGGCGGTCAATCTGCTTCGGTAGTGGTCCATGTCGTAAAGTGA
- a CDS encoding lysophospholipid acyltransferase family protein: protein MKRGRKTRRKKGEATQILEYVGAALLLLFAQALPLRVIRIVSSLLGKLLFLLVAKRRTIATENLRNAFGAEKGERELREIAEKSFMSFFLTFLEIAKFRRLFSGDRVIENMKKVSSQDLEVLFQKAKGLHDESNGCIFVTPHIGNWELLPQVSAVVGIPLVVVVRPLDNRYLERLVYKNRSDSGQVIIPKKNALFVLQKTLQQGKSIGLLPDQSTMQGISVDFFGRKATTTPVPAMLSILYRRPIVVVACCRSFPTYRFEGVVSDPIYPGEYRSEKEEIFRLTGEMNRKMEAIIRSYPDQYLWMHNRWKTYKNKKGMLA, encoded by the coding sequence TTGAAGCGAGGCAGGAAGACCCGTCGGAAGAAGGGAGAGGCGACTCAAATCCTCGAATATGTCGGGGCGGCTCTACTCCTCCTCTTCGCGCAAGCGCTGCCGTTAAGGGTTATCCGCATTGTGAGCAGTCTCCTCGGGAAACTCCTCTTTCTCCTCGTCGCGAAGCGTCGAACCATAGCGACGGAAAATCTGAGAAATGCCTTTGGCGCTGAGAAGGGTGAGAGGGAACTCCGTGAGATCGCGGAAAAGAGCTTCATGTCGTTCTTCCTCACCTTCCTCGAGATAGCGAAGTTCCGTCGTCTCTTTTCGGGAGACCGCGTTATCGAGAATATGAAGAAGGTATCGTCGCAGGATCTCGAGGTCCTTTTTCAAAAGGCAAAGGGATTGCACGATGAGTCGAACGGCTGCATCTTCGTTACCCCGCATATCGGCAACTGGGAGCTCCTGCCGCAGGTGAGCGCTGTCGTCGGCATCCCCCTCGTTGTCGTGGTACGCCCCCTCGATAACCGATACCTCGAAAGGCTCGTCTACAAAAACCGTTCTGACAGCGGACAGGTTATCATCCCGAAGAAGAACGCCCTCTTCGTGCTCCAGAAGACGCTCCAACAGGGAAAGTCCATAGGCCTGCTTCCCGATCAGAGCACCATGCAGGGCATCTCTGTTGACTTTTTCGGACGCAAAGCGACAACCACCCCGGTCCCCGCGATGCTCTCGATCCTGTACCGGAGACCGATCGTCGTCGTAGCGTGCTGCAGAAGCTTCCCGACCTACCGGTTCGAGGGCGTCGTTTCCGATCCGATATACCCCGGTGAATACAGGAGTGAAAAGGAGGAGATCTTCCGTCTGACAGGAGAGATGAACAGGAAGATGGAGGCGATCATCCGGAGCTATCCGGACCAATACCTCTGGATGCACAACCGCTGGAAGACTTACAAGAATAAGAAAGGCATGCTCGCATGA